The genome window gcatgtacatgctGATGAGCAGGTGTGATTCATTCAGTCTCCTTAATTCAGGCAACGGGGCAAATTATTTTACTGCCGCAATACCTTTTTGGatcttattttgtgtgtgttgcaacAGGCAGcaaaatgtatataaattaattaatccTGTGCCAGCTGTGCCAGTGGTCACACTGGATAGAGATAACCAATTCCTGGGACTTGCACAAAACTGATCATTTGCAAAAATACTAGCACTTAATGTTTGAGAGAGAGCGTGGTAAGGAgttaaatggaaatgtaaaCAGTCACAGTCAGAACCGTATAGGTGTTTGAAACATGATAGGACTATAACTTTCTGTGCATGTCACAGTCAGGAGATACGTGAAAGCTCTGTTTAGGCTTGTGGGTGTGCACATGTAAATGAGATTAAAAGGAGAAGAGGCCGTGAGTGACAGCTGAATGAATGGAGCACAAATGCTCTGAACAATGCCATTCCATTATTCTATCTGTAAATTGAGTGccacataaaaaaatctgttctcAACAGATCCACTCCAGGAGAAGGGAGATGTGAGAAGTGGGCAATCAAAAAGtccatgttgtgtttgtttaatgtctttttttttttttttgctctgccTTAAAGCATGTTCACAGCTCAGTGGTCTCATCTCCACAGTACCCTGAACCAACAACCTCCAGGTAACTTAGCTAGTCTATGAACACCAACAGAACACAGGATCTAAATCTAATCAAGTTTCCCTCAGAGAAAAGGAGATAAAGGGAGAGGGGAGGTGTGCAGAAGGTGGCAGTAGGATGAGTTATGGAGctacacagaaaaatgtggaaGGTGAAAGGTGATAAGtgaaggcagacagacaaatacTTGATAATCTCTTTAGgtttgaagtaaaaaaaataaagagaaaactcATGTGGCTGAAAACAAGAGTAAAGGGAAGCACCAATGATCTAACGTTACCGTCTAAAAGAGACTCATTAGTTTTGTTGATTCACACGTTTTccacaacaacagctgataCAGTCAGTGTATCCATTTATCCATATCAGAACCCACTATCTAGATTTAACAGCTGACTTGGGATCAGAGATAAGGGGATAAACGTTGCCAGGAATGAGCtcaattcagtttcagttcagtcagttaTGAAGTGGATTTTTCCACTGTtgaataaaaccaaataatatGAAGAGTATATATACATAGTATGTATAGAAAAGAATAACTAGTGCCACAAACGTGCTCCCTTAAATGGACAAACTGCATctttaatttagattttgaaTTCAGCTGAACTGAAAACGAATCAATCCCTATCCTGAGGTGTCAACTTCCTCACTATAAAATACTTTTGTAATCAGACAACTTGAAGCTCTGAAGCTGTTCCCTGCACTGAGCTAATTCTGCGGAGGATAGAGGTGAAAAGGCAAAAGATCGCACAGTCTCTCACCTCTTCCCTCTTCTCCCTaagttcacatttgttttcatttttaaggaGAAGTTGCCCCTGACAGTAAATCACATACGATCTTTGCTTTTAAACTTTCTCTTGAGGTcggtttcttctgttaaaagTCAATTTATGAACATAAATTCATGTCATGAACATAAATTGCAAGTGCCTTCATATATAATGAGTTACACATATTACTACAGTGATGCGTGGTAGTGTGGAGTTGGGAGCAACTTCTCCGTCAAAACTGACCCTGCTACACTCACTGAATCTTTCACAGGGCTCAGGATTCACAGTTCAAAGGCTAAaagttcacagttcacagtcGAAGCTATCAGACCCCCTTCCCACCCATAACCCTGTGTGTCCCCTGCTTTCGCTTGCGTTTTCTAATCCTCCTCTTTAATTCTTTGATTCTGCAAACAtctgcagccagcacctctcAGACAGGTGTGGTCCTGCGGTTGGGGTCTTTGCTGTAGTCTTTAGTGAGCGTGCTGCTTTGGAGGAACTCCCTCTCGGAGTTGAGCAGCCCACCCATGCCGCTGCCTGGTTTGGTGCCAGCGTTGCCTGGCTCGCGTGGGTTCAGCGTGTACATGGGCATCTCGGATGCAGCAGGCCCTGTATAGCCACCCTTCCCCAGGGGTGAGGCGTCACGGCTGGGGGCCTCAGATGAACGCACACTGGAGCGGCGCCGGAAGCGGTAGCGATAGGAGGGGATGCGGCTGAAGGCGGATTTCTTAATGAGCTCGGTGCGGGACTTGGCCCGTAGCTTGCGATGCTTCTCGATGAACATGTGCACAGCCAGAACACCAACCATTTCTGCCATGATAAAGGAGAGGGCGCCAAAGTAGAATGACCAGCCATAGGAATAGGACTTCTTACTGTCACTCTGGCCTGGGTCCCCCGAGTTAGCGGAGATGTAGACAATAATTCCAATGATGTTACTGAGGCCTGGGGGGGGAAGAGAAGAATGAGAAAGATAATATAAGATGGGAATATGTAGTTGGAGTGACCTACTTCTGACAGATATAATACAATTATTCAAAAAAAGTCTGCAGCCATGCTAACAGGTGCATGGCCAGAGGATGGCCAGGGGTGGCACAGGCCCCTGGTGACAGCATCATAAGCTGAAAGGTATTTGACTTATGACTAAAATTAACTGTAGAACCTCCAGAACTCTGAGAAGTCTGAATTTGAGGCTGAAATCAatcaataacattaataaatactAATTACTAATGATTTATTATGTCATATGAAGTTGCATTCATGTCTTGTCACACTGTGACTCTGTAGCATTTGCAACTAGGTGGCTAATTGCTGCATGGTGCCACCaaactgtatatatttattgtaataatttcACAAGCCTGTTGCATTTTTGGTATCTCTTACAGTAAacactttcattatttataaaatatggTTAATTATGTTATAAAAACTGAGTTTTTAATTTGAGTCATAAACAGATGTACTATTAAAACCCATTCCTGCAAGCTGGTGACTCTATGAGGCTAAATTGTAATGCAACGTGCTCACAATGACACGCTAACatggtttaatattttattttcagcagtatagtagtagtagtattgtaCTACTAGCATTTACTAATTAGCACTTTAGTCAGGTGGTAGACTACCATGTATTATGAGAAAGACATAATGACGGGAAAATGTATAAAGGTGAAAGAAGAGCAGctaaaggacagaaaaaaaagagtacaGTCATGGGAGCATGAGTGTGAGCGAGTGGAGCTTGATGGCAATGTTGAAGAGAGTCATTTCACACAGCTGGGCTCTCTTATTCCATATCATTAGTCAGAATACAGTGCTCATGCAGTGTGGTGGAACACACAGAATGAGGACAATTAGCCGGCTGTAATTAACCACACTATTGTGGTAAATAATTACTAATTTAGCTTCATAAATGTATTACAAAACCCAATGGTTCCACACACATCCCACTGTACGGTAATTACAGCCCTTTGTGTCAGGGGTTAGatcacaagtgtgtgtgtgtgtgtgtgtgtttatgagacTATAAGTGTCATCTATGTGACAGattatgtgtgtgagtatgcATGTATGTTTACGCTCTCACACCCTCACAGTGTTTCACAGCAACATCATGGTGTTCTTGCTGATTGATTAATCAGCTGCTGTGCTCACAGTGGCTCCTCACACAGGCTCTCGTGTTAGCTTTAGAAGCCTAACTGGCTTCTTCAGCAAATATTTGAGTGTTCCTCTGTTTAATGTGGCTCTACAGCAACACAAGTACAGacgtacagtacacacactcacagacacaaacagcgCCCACTTCTCTCAATCGTGATGGTTTTTGTATATTGTCACAGTGAATGTGTTCAAACAAATCTGCTATGctcttatttttgtattttctgtggatgttttaaTTACTTTCAAGCTCTTGGGATGATCAGGACATAGAGGCAAAAGAGaaattcagttgtttttataGGTGATGATATGGAGAATGAGACTGTTTCATGTACATTACAATAAAGTTAATTAATATAGTTATTAAATTTAGAATCAATAAAGCTGATGACTGATAAAAACTATACTTtcaccctcacacacaaactcttaCCTGCTGAGACGAAGAAGATTCCTGCACTGAGGATGACGTTGTGTCGGCTCCGGTAAAACTCACTGGCAGCCACACAGAGGCCCCCCAGGAACAGAAGGCCCACGCTCATGATCGGGAAGATACTGGAGGCACGCACagcacctgtacacacacaaacataagcCATCCAGCATTATTAGAGACTAGTACATTAAAAGACAGTTTGGGagcttcttttaaaaataaaaatgcacgTTCAAATTTTCATGTAAAGGTAGATTTGTTCGCTGTCATGTGTCAGCCTCTTTAAAATCAAGCTGTtgataaacaaaacagaggattcatggaaaaatcacatttacatttttgttgtctTCCTGTTTTTGACAATGTATAAAATACCCAACATTTCTGTGCAGTTCTCCGATATGGACACCCTCAAATGCTCTTGAAGCTAAAAGTCAGTGCTTTATGTCATAGTCACTGTTTCATTTTATCCACTGTGCTGGAGGACAGAGCTAAAACACGGCAAAATGTGTCactttacatgcacacacaggcacaccTGGGCCAGTGTGCTGCTACATGCTTGACTGGATCTGAATCCAGAACATATTAAAGCATTCAGAATCCTtgtgagagcgagagagcgagagagagtgagggatgTATGTAGAGCgaaaaaatggacaaaaaccACAACAGATGGAGAGTCGCACTGACACATATGCAAGGCAAAATAATGAATATGAAAGCAAGGCTGCAGTAGGAGTGAAATATTTGTAAGAATCCCATATGTGTTCATGATGTAGTAACATATTGCAAACTGCTTGTCATGCAGAATAGAGCAGTGTGGTATTTTTTAGATATAATTACAATCGGATACGTGTCTGTAGATGCTgcagaacatttttaatatataccaaaacatttgcagcatgactgacagctgcactGACCACTGGCGTTTTACGGCTGAGCACATATGCCCCGCCTGTGTGGCCCACACCCCTGGGCTGTATGAAATGCCGGTCACTAGGTCCCTGCTCCCCATTGGCTGGCCAGCTCTGAGGCCTGTGAGCTAATTGGCTGCCTCTGGAGATATTACTCTGTGTTCAATGGAGCAATGAAAAATAAGCACAGGCTGAatccattttgttgttgttgtttttttgttgttgttgttgctgctgttttcttgctCTGTCCATCTTTACTTTGTATTATGTATGAGAAAAAACTGAGATAGAGctgcctctcttcttttttccagtAAACCACTCTCCTATTTACCTTTTGTATCAAGAAATAAGTGTACTCTAGTTCTCATTTTCTCATGGCAGCGTTTTCGTTTCTAATTAGTCTTCTATGTACTTCTTGATAAGACCAAAGCATTAGTTCTCTGCACTAAACCCTGTGTCCACCcttgtttctgcagctgaaatCTAAGCAATACATGCAGGACCTCTCACCATCCATCCCTTGttatctgttcttttctctgatCTGTCCAAAGAGGATTCTTACTCCAGTCAATTCAAGCTCAGAATGGAGGGTTTTGCCCTGTGGGTGGCACAATACGAAGGACCACATGATCATTTCTAAAAGGATTTCATTTACCCCTCCAGAAAGTGTGGgcatttaagaaaaaagaaagaaattatagCTAGAGATATATAGTTTTGTAGTAACCTAATGTCTGTCTCATTCCtgtcaacattttaaacagGAACACCTTGACTGAATTCCTTCTGATTTGGAAGAGGCATCCTCCGACTCGTCCACTTGTACTCAAGAGCTGAGtccaaggtcactgtgacctcatgtccATCCCATTCTTCAAGGGGATATCTCAGTCTGGGCAGACATGCACGTGAACTTCAACTTGACTGGTGCGGTAATTATAATTGGACAACagaaatcaaaattaaaaagctgaaaataacTGTGAATATTATCATGTGTACGATGTTCATATCAAACTTACGGAGGAGGTATTCAGCAGCATCTGCTTCATAATCAGCATCCTCTGGAAAGTGATCAATCTTCTTACAAACTCCTCTGAATGTTCCTGTAGAGGAGAAAATTGTTGCAACAGTAAGtgaaatatgatttattttgtttaaacacacatacacactggaTTTTTACTGATTATGCTGATACTCTGGCTGGGTAATAGCCACTTACTTCAACCGAACCAATCAGATACGTTttacaaaacaatttaataagAATTTGGTTGGATGGATTTAAGTAGTGTCACAAGAACAAATCTTGTTTGTCAATCATCTTTTTGTGGGAACAAATGGACACGTTTAGCATGTAGACATGAatacagaaaagcagaaaacagctcacacacagagagagagagagagagagagcgggagagatGACAGATGATGCAGGGCAGAGCTGTAGCCTTCAGGCGATGAGTGGGAAACACTAATGAAAAGCCTTATCACacgcagcacacacacaaacgaccacgctgaataaaaaaaatatgcattAGTGTTAAAGACAGACATcgagtgtacacacacatatcaacCAAGCTCATTATACTGATGCATGAACACTATCAATCATGCATGTAAGTAAAAGCTTTCTGTAGATTGTTTACATCAGTGCATGTCACTTGGTGtttgtgagcgtgtgtgtgagtaagtgtgtgtatttgtgttgtatcGACTAGGATGCAGTCTCCCATGAGTGTCAGGCAGAGAGTGACTCATCCTCCTTTGTACAGGTCCtcatcacaacacacacacacaaacacacacacatttgtgcatgGCACTGGGgggacactcattgacataatgcattgtTCTTGttgtgaggaccggctaaaatgtcttcactttgtAACGATGTCCTCACGCCAATGGTTAAAAATGCAcgctggtcctcacaatgatagccacacacacacgtctctttatgtgcatgcatgtgagagtgtgtttttaAGAGTGAGCACGAccctactgtatgtgtgcacactgcATGCAGCGTCTTTCCTTCCCATCATTCAGACCCATTCACACATGGTCAACACCACAGGGGAGATAGTCGGGGGGGGTTGTGGTGGCATGAGGAGGGATgaaggggaagaggagagaaagggagatgAAGGAGGAAAGAGGATGAAAAGAGGAAGTTCTGGTTGAAAGAGGCTTGGTGGTAAAACGGCACAGGAGAATTAGAGAGAATTGGGAGTATAGAGGCTGGCGCTGAACAAATGAACGACTCAGCCTAATTGCTTATTTGCATATGAAGAGGTTCCTTCCAGTACCCACACTCAGAAAATCACTCAAATTGATTCATCCAGCTCATGTGCTCAGGGATAGTAACTAACCTCTGActgagacagacaaaaagatgTTTGTATAGTCTTTGATATCTAGATTTATTAAAGTAATACTGTGTCAAATGTTCATATGAATTAAAGTTTCTtgcacaaaaaaatacacaactaaATGAGGaagacacacaagcacatgcatAATATCACCGCTGCTGACGCACACCATCTTAAAGCTGTAATCCTCATCATTTTATATCCAAggtcacaaaagaaaaaggaaaggaaatttAATTTCTGGAGATTCGATTCTTTCACTATGAAATATGATTTTCCttgttgaaataaaatacaaacacttaAGTAACACAGGGCACAACAACTAATAAGATGCTGGTGTGAGTGGAGGGAGGGCAAGGCTACAGAAAAAAGGTCAGTGCAGACTGAAATCAGAAAGGCTTTCCAGTGcaaaagaaataatacaaaGGGATGATGAAACCCAACTAATATGAAATATTGATTGAGCTTTACTGCTCCTTTGTAGTAATATCTGTGTAATATTATAACATTTATCATTATCATGACCTTTGAGTGTGAGGAGCATCTTTATCTACTCACATGTAATGttcaaacattttatatttgagtCTTTTTTAATCAAAGACACATTATAAAATGTTCCCTTTTTGATCAAACTGGCAACGCTcccttaaaaaaacagaacatctgTCATCGTCTGTCTCTCCATACTTTTCAACTTCCCTTCTCTGTGGCACTCAGCTCTAATCGCAGAGACGTCtaccaacaaaacaaatctttaaaaacagttttcatttgttggggactattttcaggtgaggattaatacacatttgtttctgctgtcaGCACAATGGTGTATGTgggatttaattaaaataaactgcagtgcCCATGGTCACTGTAATGAAGGAGCAAGTCAGCCAGTCCAATAATGCTactcagtgatgtgtttttaatagttctAATGGGGTAATAAACTATGCCAGGGTTTAGCCACACAGACAGTACTTATTACTGGGATCAATACATATATTCTTGGTTTGGGctttttatgggatttgttgacaaaaagaaacaaacagaatgCTGCTGCTTTAACCCGTAATGTGAACAGTGGAGCCTTAACTCTTCCTGTTGGACGCATCAAGGAGTAAAACATCCTCAGTCAGTGCTCTGCCGTCTGTCTAGTAGCCGGTAAATTAATTATACTTCCTGCTTCTTAAATCAAAGGATTTATATTGAACCATTCTGACCTATAGAGCATCAAATGGCCTGATGTAATGAAATATCAAGAAGGgggatgtgcacacacacacacacacactctctcatgAACATAATGTGCGGCTGCTTTTTTGTCTTCCACtggctgaaaatgaaaaatcacaaCTGAATAAAATATACTGAACGTCTTCATTAATATACATTCCTGCGTTACTGGATCCGATGATGTCACAGTATTATTTTCTGGAAAATAACGGCGGTCAGCTAAAAGTAATccaaacacaacatgcacactGGGAGAGTCATTAAGACTGGTGTGTCGGACCTCTGGGTCAGCGTGCTCATCAAGATGATGTGTGAGTAACAAACAGCACACTGGGAATCTTTCAAACTATCAGATcccagcacacacaaacacgtcaCCAGAGTTTAGTTTagcaaaaatacataaatacagttaaaGTCCTACAATTAATCAACACATGAAAATTTCAAATTTGATTCAAGGCTGCTGTTAGTACCTTACACGCCTATGGatgataattaaaacaaattatgaGCCAAACAGCACAAAATGACTAATGACTGGACAGAACACatatcaaaaatgtttttttctgcatttcctgTCATTCTTCTAGTGAGTTTTACATTTAGGTTCTATTGCAACACACGTGTTTATCATGCGTCACAAGCAGCCGATAATCTCTTTATAGAGAAACCAGCGCAACAACCCACACAAACCCATTGTACAAAATACTTTAGGTACATTCAGTGTTCTGTGTTAATATAGAGAAGCATGGATACATGTAAAAACCAGTGTAAGGCTCTTATGTGGAGGGTGAAGAGAGCCTCCAACACATTTGGGTTTAACAAAGTTACTGTAATAATCAGACTCACTTATATGAAGTGAAAATCAATTACAGTGCTGCTTCATAATAGTTATAATAACTCATAATAACTTTCatgattaaacataaaaaagttgAGAAATGATTTCAGTGGCCATTTGGACTCAGTCTTTCTAATTCCAAAATAATCTTGCCTGATCAGACAGAGATTATAAAATAATAGGACTATTTGTTCAGTGTGCCTGATATATTTTCAGCTGTTGAATTTAAATTGCTTTATCAGATGGATATCTATGTACTCTAAACATATATTATAACTACATTTTTCCATCCAACTATTGTCACGCGgctcttttgtgttattatgtaTGCCTACGTATAAagtcctgcatgtgtgtgcacaggcaTTCAAGCCTGTGTGTACCTGCCTGTGTGGGTTGATGGTGGATAATTGTGTCTGTGCAAAGACGCAAGCACACATTTGCTGTTGGCGTCTTTGTTCAGTGTAATTAACAGCAaagtaatgcacacacacacataagaaacaaaacagcatacatgtacacatgaactacttttttttccctATACACAGAGGGAGCATCTTTCAGGAGACATTTGCCTCACAAAGGTCAGCGAGGCCCGAGGGCTGCTGCAACCACAGTCATAGCAAAGTATTATGGGACACGGCAAATGGGGAATTGAATCTAGTGTGCCCATgactgtctgcctgtgtgtgcctgtatgtTTTATCTCATGTCGTGTGGTCTACGTTTGCCCCTGGGTCtacttcactgctgctgtcacacataCATAGAAGCATGGGTGTTCCCTCTTGTGTGCTGTAAaatcctgctcctcctccatgctgtgatagttaaaataataagaaaatacttTAAGCTATGCAATGTTTACTGCCAACATGCCTTTTCCAAGCACATGGAGACAGCAGGGTTATATCCTCTGTGTTTGAAAAGGCTCTTAAAgttgtccacacacacacacaaatgcacacatctTCAAAATTATGCATGAAAACAGTCGTACAGCAAGTCCAAGGGCTAACAGATGAGTCGTAGAGGAGAAACACTTTCCATTTCACTGATGCCTGACTAACTGCTGGCTGTTCGTGAGAGTGCAGagatacaaacacacttttattatttagcttTAGCCCATATTTCACTTTCTGTTCTCATTCCTCCTTTTCActctcctttgtcttttttccacCCATTGCCCTGTTGCtccatatgttttatttaacttcacTTAGCTCTTTTTGTCCACAGTTCCTTATTTATGATGATTCTTTATTCTGTACTTAAATATTCAACAAAATCCAGGACAGCTATTACAATACAAGTGTCACATATGGTTTAAATCTTTACGAACAGAGCCAGTGTTGTGTTGATCAAGAGCACAGTACCAGAACCTCATATCAAAGG of Anabas testudineus chromosome 8, fAnaTes1.2, whole genome shotgun sequence contains these proteins:
- the cacng3b gene encoding voltage-dependent calcium channel gamma-3 subunit, translated to MRMLMCDRGVQMLVTTVGAFAAFSLMTIAVGTDYWLYSRGVCRVKSSGDNDTSRKNEEVMTHSGLWRTCCLEGTFRGVCKKIDHFPEDADYEADAAEYLLRAVRASSIFPIMSVGLLFLGGLCVAASEFYRSRHNVILSAGIFFVSAGLSNIIGIIVYISANSGDPGQSDSKKSYSYGWSFYFGALSFIMAEMVGVLAVHMFIEKHRKLRAKSRTELIKKSAFSRIPSYRYRFRRRSSVRSSEAPSRDASPLGKGGYTGPAASEMPMYTLNPREPGNAGTKPGSGMGGLLNSEREFLQSSTLTKDYSKDPNRRTTPV